DNA from Kitasatospora acidiphila:
CCGTGCTCCGGCTGCTGCGGCCCCGGCCCGACACCCCGGGCGAGCCGACCCCGCCGCCGGTCCGTCCATGGATCCCCGGCAGAGCGACCGCCGCGCCGCCTGACCCGCCCGGCTGCTGCGGCCCCGGCCCGACACCCGGGCGAGCCGACCCCGCCGCCGGTCCGTCCATGGATCCCCCGGCAGAGCGACCGCCGCGCCGCCTGACCCGCCACCCACAGGAGCAGCACGTGACCATCCCCGACTCCGACGACGAGCAGCGGCTGCGCCGCTGGCGGCTGGTGCTCGGCGCGGACGCGGAGACCACGGGATGGACGCCGACCGGCCGGGACGCCGCCATCGACCGCGCCCTGGCCGCCCTCTACCGCGCTGAGCCGCCGGCCGCCGGCGAGCCCGGGGGCCGGCGCACCGCCGGTCTGGGCGGCAGCGCTCCGCAGGTGGCCCGCTGGCTGGGCGACATCCGCAGCTACTTCCCGACCGGCGTGGTGCGGCTGCTGCAGCAGGACGCGATCACCCGGCTGGGCCTGGACCGGCTGCTGCTGGAGCCGGAGATGCTGGCCGCCGTCGAGCCGGACGTCCGGCTGGTCGCCACCCTGCTGGCGCTGAAGCAGGCGCTGCCCGAGACCACCCGGCACAGCGCCCGCCGGGTGGTGGCCGCGGTGGTGGCCGAGCTGGAGCAGCGGCTGGCCGACCGGACCAGGGCGGTGCTGACCGGTGCGCTGGACCGCAGCGCCCGCAGTATCCGCCCGCGCCCCCGCGACATCGACTGGAACCGCACCGTTCGGGCGAACCTGAAGCACTACCTGCCCGAGCGGCGCACGGTGGTGCCCGAGCGCCTGGTCGGCTACGCCCGAGCCCGCCGGGCCGCCGGCAAGGAGGTGGTGCTCTGCGTCGATCAGTCCGGTTCGATGGCCCCCTCGGTGGTGCACGCGGCGGTGTTCGGCGCGGTGCTGGCTTCGATGCCGGCGCTGGCCACCCGGCTGGTGGTGTTCGACACCTCCGTGGTCGACCTGACCGAGCACCTGGCCGACCCGGTCGACCTGCTGTTCGCCACCCGGCTCGGCGGCGGCACCGACATCGACCGCGCGCTGGCGTACTGCCAGTCCAGGATCACCCGCCCGGCGGATACCGTGCTGGTGCTGATCAGCGACCTCTACGAGGGCGGTGCCCCGGACGGGATGCTGCGCCGGGTGGCCGCGCTGACCGCGGCCGGCGTGCGGGTGGTGGTGCTGCTCGCGCTCTCCGACGAGGGCGCCCCGGCCCACGACCACGGGCAGGCCGCCGCGCTGGCCGCACTCGGCGTGCCGGCCTTCGCCTGCACCCCGGACGCGTTTCCCGAGGTGATGGCCGCCGCCCTGGAAGGCCGCGGGCTTGCCGAGGGACACTCGTTGTGACGGTTCTCACCATGGACGGAACCATCCCGGGTGAAGGAGTCCCCTCCCACGGGGATAACCTGCCAGACGGACGTGACGCGCGTGTTGATTGACGTGTGCGCCCGTGGCTGTGTGGGCCGCAAGGCCGTATCTCTGCGTACCCGCATTGCCCCGACGACCCGCAGCGAAGATCCTGCCGTGGCACGCTCGTAGAGACACAATCCGCGACCACGAACAAGGACGAACACACGTGGACCTGTTCGAGTACCAGGCGAGGGACCTCTTCGCCAAGCACGGCGTGCCCGTGCTGGACGGCGAGGTCATCGAGAAGGCCGAGGACGCTGCCGCGATCGCCGAGCGCTTCGGCGGCCGCGCCGTCGTCAAGGCTCAGGTGAAGGTCGGTGGCCGTGGCAAGGCCGGTGGCGTCAAGCTCGCCGCCGACCCGGCCGACGCCGTCGCCAAGGCCGGGGCGATCCTCGGTATGGACATCAAGGGCCACACCGTCCACAAGGTGATGCTGGCCCAGACCGCGGACATCAAGGAGGAGTACTACGTCTCCTTCCTGCTGGACCGCGCCAACCGCACCTTCCTGGCGATGGCCAGCAAGGAGGGCGGCGTCGAGATCGAGGTCGTCGCGGAGGAGAACCCCGAGGCGCTCGCCAAGATCGCCGTCGACGCCAACGAGGGCTGCACCGAGGCCAAGGCCCGCGAGATCGTCGAGGCCGCCAAGTTCCCGGCCGAGATCGCGGACCAGGTCGTCAACGTCCTGCAGAAGCTGTGGACCGTCTTCATCAAGGAGGACGCCACCCTCGTCGAGGTCAACCCGCTGGTCAAGACCGGTGACGGCACGATCATCGCGCTCGACGGCAAGGTCTCGCTGGACGAGAACGCCGACTTCCGCCAGCCGGAGCACGAGGCGCTGGTCGACCACGCCGCGGCCAACCCGCTGGAGGCCGCCGCCAAGGCCAAGGGCCTCAACTACGTCAAGCTGGACGGCGAGGTCGGCATCATCGGCAACGGCGCCGGTCTCGTGATGAGCACCCTGGACGTCGTCGCCTACGCCGGTGAGAACCACGGTGGCGTCAAGCCGGCCAACTTCCTCGACATCGGTGGCGGCGCCTCCGCCGAGGTGATGGCCAACGGCCTGGAGATCATCCTGGGCGACGCCGACGTCAAGTCGGTCTTCGTCAACGTCTTCGGTGGCATCACCGCCTGTGACGCGGTCGCCAACGGCATCGTGCAGGCCCTGGAGCTCCTGGAGAGCAAGGGCGAGGCCGTCACCAAGCCGCTGGTCGTCCGCCTGGACGGCAACAACGCGGAGCTGGGTCGCAAGATCCTGACCGACCGCAACCACCCGCTGGTGCAGCAGGTGGACACCATGGACGGCGCCGCCGACCGCGCCGCCGAGCTGGCCAACGCGAAGTAAGGAAGGGTACTTACACCATGGCTATCTTCCTTACCGAGGACAGCAAGGTCATCGTCCAGGGCATGACCGGCTCCGAGGGCATGAAGCACACCCGCCGCATGCTCGCCTCCGGCACCAAGATCGTGGGTGGCGTCAACCCGCGCAAGGCCGGCACCACCGTTGACGTGGACGGCACCGAGGTGCCGGTGTTCGGCACCGTCGCCGAGGCCATCGAGAAGACCGGTGCCGACGTCACCGTCATCTTCGTGCCGCCGGCGTTCACCAAGAGCGCCGTGGTCGAGGCGATCGACGCCGAGATCCCGCTCGCCGTGGTGATCACCGAGGGCGTCCCGGTGCACGACTCGGCCTCGTTCTGGGCCTACGCCGGCGAGAAGGGCAACAAGACCCAGATCATCGGCCCGAACTGCCCCGGCCTGATCTCCCCGGAGAAGTCGAACGCGGGCATCATCCCGGCCGACATCACCAAGTCGGGTCCGATCGGCCTGGTCTCCAAGTCCGGCACGCTGACCTACCAGCTGATGTACGAGCTGCGCGACCTGGGCTTCTCGTCCGCCGTCGGCATCGGTGGCGACCCGGTCATCGGCACCACCCACATCGACGCGCTGCGCGCGTTCGAGGCCGACCCCGAGACCAAGCTGATCGTGATGATCGGTGAGATCGGTGGCGACGCCGAGGAGCGGGCCGCGGCCTTCATCAAGGCGAACGTGACCAAGCCGGTCGTCGGCTACGTCGCGGGCTTCACCGCCCCCGAGGGCAAGACCATGGGCCACGCCGGCGCCATCGTCTCCGGCTCCTCGGGCACCGCGGCCGCCAAGAAGGAGGCCCTGGAGGCCGCGGGCGTGGCGGTCGGCAAGACCCCGTCCGAGACCGCGCGCCTGGCGCGTGAGCTCTACGGCAAGCTCGCCGGCTGAAGTCACTGACTGACGCACCACCAGTGCGCCCCGGACCGGATCACCGGTCCGGGGCGCACTGCTGTCCGGGGCCGGACGGGGCCTGACGGATCATCGGACCAACCGGGACACGACGGCCGGTGCACGGGCTGCCACGGCCGCCGGGTGGACCATGACGGCATGACGCAGCTTCTGACGGAACGTCAGCTACGTGCCCGGCCGGGCGGCGGGCCGGCGGCGGCCGGAGCCACGGCGGCGCTGCTCGGACTCGCCGCCACCGGCGTTCCGGTGCTGTGCTGCTGGCTGCTCTCGGCCCCGCCGCAGGACGGCGTCCTGGACGCGGCGCGGCTGGCCGGCGCCGTCTGGCTGCTCGCCCACGGCGGGCCGCTGCTCCGGGAGCCGGGCGGCGCACCGCTCTCGATCACCCCGCTGGCGCTCACCGCGGCCTGCGTGCTGCTGATCGCCCGGGCCGGCGCGCGGGCCGCCGCCCAGGCGCCGCCCGGCCGCACCGCGGCCGCCTGCGGTGCGCTCTGCGCCGGCTACCTGGCGGTCGCGCTGCCGGTCGCGCTCGGCTGCCGCGGCGCCGGGGCGCTGCGTGCCCAGCCGCTGCCCGACCTGCTGGCCGCCGCCGCGCTCGCCTGGTCGGCCGCCTGCCTGGGCGCCCGCGGCGGGGCCGCCTGGTGGCGGGCGTTCCGGTCGCGGCTGGTGGGCCGGCTGGGGCGCTGGCCGCTGGCGCCTCGGTCGGCGGCGGTCCAGGAGGAGCCGGAGGAGGCCGACGAGGCCGAGGAGGTGGCGCGGCGGCTGCCGGCCTGGCTGCGGCGGTGCTGCCGCCCGCTGCCGGCGGGGGTGGTGCTGCCGACGGTCGGCGCCGGGCTGCTGGTGCTGCTGGCCGGCGGTGTGCTGCTGCTGGCCGTTGCTGCCGCGCTGCGCCCGGTCGCCATCGAGGTGGTGGTGCGCGAGGTGGCCGCGGGCAGCCTCGCGGGGCAGCTGGGGCTGCTGCTCTGCTGCCTGCTGGTGCTGCCCAACGCGGCGCTCTGGGCGGTCGGCTACGCGCTCGGCCCGGGCTTCTGGCTGGGCGGCGACAGCCTGGTGGCCGCCGGCCGCGCACACCTCGGCGCGGTTCCCGACTTCCCGCTGCTGGTGCTGGCCCCGGAGGCCGGCTCCGCCTGGCAGCACCTGGCCCAGGCGGTGCCGGTGCTGGCCGCCCTGACGGTGGCGGCGCTGCTGGGGCGGGCGGCCGCGGCGGCCGGGACGGCGCCGGCGGACACCGTCGGCGGCACGGACGCGGACGGGCCGTGGTCGAACGCCACCACGGCCCGCACCGCGGCGGCGGTCGCGCTGCTGCTGGCCGCGGCGGTGGCGGTGGCCGGCTGGCTGGCCGGCGGCGCGCTGGGCGCCGGCCGGATGGCGCGCCTCGGCCCGGCCGCCGCCTGCGGCCCGGCGGCCGCCGTGTGGTGCCTGCTGCTCGCCGTCCCGGGGGCGCTGGCGGTGCGCTGGTGGTCGCTGCGCCGGGCCCGCGCGGGGGAGGCGGACGGTGAGTGGGCGGCGGCGGGGCGGTGACCGGATGTCGCAGCTAGCCGGCGCCGGGTCAGTTCTGCTGGTTGGTCGCGGTCACCAGCCAGGCCGGGGCCAGGTTGTCGCAGCTCTGCGAGGCCTGCACGGTGAGCGCGTCGTTCACGCAGGTGTAGTAGGGCTGGTAGGCCAGCTGCAGCAGGAAGGAACCCAGCACCAGGGCCACCGCCACACCGCCGGTGAGCAGGCCGCCCAGGGCGGCGGGCACCTGCGGGCGGCTGCGCTGGGTGTAGGGCCAGCCGGCCGGGGGAGTGGCGGGCGCCTTGCCCGGCTCGGTGGCGGCCGGCGCCTTGGTGCCCGCCCGGAGCGCGCTGACGCCCCAGTAGAGCGCCAGTGCCCCGAACAGCAGGGCCAGCTCCTGCAGGCCGTAGAGGCCGCTGAACAGCGCCGCCATGCCGCTGGTCAGCGCGTACCGGGCGCGCCGGTGCACCGGGTCGGTCGGGTCGAACTTCGGCTGCGGCGGCCCCTGCGGCGGGGTCGGCCATCCGGGACCGCCACCGCCCTGCCAGTTGGGGCTCCACGGGTGCGGCGGCGGCACGGGCGGGCGGCCCTGCCCGGTGCCGGGCTCGCCGCCCGGCTGCTCCCCGCCGGCCTCGCCGTCACCGTCGGCCCGACCGCCCGCGGCGTTGCCCGCCTGCTGCGGGAGACGCGGCTGCCACGGCTGCTCCGGGGCATCCTGGGGCGGCGGCGCGAAGGGGTTGCGCTCGTCGCTGCTGTTGCCGCTGCTCATGTCGGTCCGGGTCCTCATCGTCGGGGGGCGTCACCGCCCGTCTGGTGGCCCCCGCGCGCGGGCGCCGCGACCCATGATCCCGCAGCCGTCGACACACGTGCGGTCGGCCTGCCGTTGGCCGGGGTCGGGCCCGGGCGCCGGGGCGCTCGGAGTGGTCGAACGAGCCGGGCGGGTCCCCCGGCCTTCGGCCGGGGACCCCCAGTGGAGCCGCTGGTGTCTACGCGCGTCAAGCAAATCCCAGGTACAACCCGCGTTCAACCAGCCGTTATCGTGGTGACGGTCAGCAGCTCACCCAGGTTCCCGGGACTCGCAGCGCAGCGTCCATACCCGGCAGCCTCCCTCCAGCCTTCGGCCGGGGGACCCCCAACGACCGCCGACTCCCGCCTGTCCGTAGTGGCCCCACCACCGGGTGGATGTACCAGCGGACGGCACCCGACATACGGAGACCCGCGCCCGTGGCCGCCGCATCCTCGCTCGTCTTTCCGCCCCCGTCCGGCCGTCCGGCCCGGCTGGTCGTCCTGGTGTCCGGGTCGGGGACCAATCTGCAGGCCCTGATCGAGGCCGTGGCCGATCCGGCGTACGGCGCCGAGATCGTGGCGGTGGGCGCCGACCGGGAGTCGATCGCCGGCCTGGAGCGCGCCGAGCGGGTGGGCATCCCCACCTTCGTCCACCGGGTCAAGGACTTCACGGACCGGGCCGACTGGGACGCCGCGCTGACCGCCTCCGTCGCCGAGCAGCAGCCGGACCTGGTGGTCACGGCCGGCTTCATGAAGCTCCTCGGGCCGCGGTTCATCGGCGCCTTCGGCGGCCGGATCGTCAACACCCACCCCGCCCTGCTGCCCGCCTTCCCCGGCGCCCACGGCGTCACCGACGCCCTCGCGTACGGGGTCAAGGTCACCGGCTGCACCGTCCACCTGGTCGACGCCGGCGTGGACACCGGGCCGATCATCGCGCAGGGCGTCGTCGAGGTGCTCGATGCCGACCACGCCGATGGCGGCGAAGCGCTGCACGAGCGCATCAAGACCGTCGAGCGCCAGTTGCTCGTCGACGTCGTGGGCCGCCTGGCCCGCGAAGGTCACCGCATCGAAGACCGAAAGGTACGGATCCCGGCATGAGCGCCGCTCCTAACGCCACCCCTCCCGTCTCCGAGAACGTCCGCCCGATCCGTCGCGCCCTGATCAGCGTGTACGACAAGACCGGGCTGGAGGAGCTGGCCCAGGGCCTGCACGCCGCCGGGGTGGCGATCGTCTCCACCGGCTCCACGGCCGGCCGGATCGCCGCCGCCGGGGTGCCGGTGACCGAGGTCTCCGAGCTGACCGGGTTCCCGGAGTGCCTGGACGGCCGGGTCAAGACCCTGCACCCGCGGGTGCACGCCGGGATCCTCGCCGACCTGCGTCTGGAGTCGCACCGCGCGCAGCTGGCCGAGCTCGGCGTCGAGGCGTTCGACCTCGTGGTGGTGAACCTCTACCCGTTCACCGCCACTGTGGCCTCCGGCGCCACCCCGGACGAGTGCGTGGAGCAGATCGACATCGGCGGCCCGTCGATGGTCCGCGCCGCCGCCAAGAACCACCCGTCGGTGGCCGTGGTGGTCGACCCGGCCCGCTACTCGGACGTGCTGAAGGCGGTCAACGAGGGCGGCTTCGACCTGCTGACCCGCAAGCGCCTGGCGGCTGCCGCCTTCGCCCACACCGCCGCCTACGACGTCGCGGTGGCCCAGTGGTTCGAGACCTCCGGCTACACCCAGTCGACAGCGGACACGAGCGGCTCCGCCGCGGAGGCGTTCCCGGCCTTCCTCGGCGCCACCTGGGAGCGCGGCAACGTGCTGCGCTACGGCGAGAACCCGCACCAGCAGGCCGCGCTCTACCTGGACGGCACCGGTGGCCTGGCCGGCGCCGAGCAGCTGCACGGCAAGGAGATGTCCTACAACAACTACATGGACACCGACGCCGCCCGCCGGGCCGCGTACGACCACGCCGAGCCGGCCGTCGCCATCATCAAGCACGCCAACCCGTGCGGCATCGCCACCGGCCAGGACGTCGTCGAGGCGCACCGCAAGGCGCACGAGTGCGACCCGGTGTCGGCCTACGGCGGTGTGATCGCGGTCAACCGCCCGGTCACCGCCGCGCTGGCCGAGCAGATCGCCCCGATCTTCACCGAGGTGCTGGTCGCCCCCGACTACGAGGACGGCGCCCTCGAGGTGCTGACCAAGAAGAAGAACCTGCGCATCCTGCGCGCCCCGCAGGCGCCCTGCGAGCGGCTGGAGGCCCGCCGGATCAGCGGCGGCCTGCTGCTGCAGCAGGTCGACCGGGTGGACGCCCCCGGTGACGACCCGTCGACCTGGACGCTGGCCACCGGCGAGGCGCTGAGCGAGGCCGAGCTGGCCGAGCTGGCGTTCGCCTGGCGGGCCTGCCGGTCCGTCAAGTCCAACGCGATCCTGCTGGCCAAGGACGGCGCCTCGGTCGGCGTCGGCATGGGCCAGGTCAACCGGGTGGACTCCTGCAAGCTCGCGGTGGAGCGGGCCGGGGAGCGGGCCGCCGGGTCGTACGCGGCGTCGGACGCCTTCTTCCCGTTCCCGGACGGCCCGGAGGTCCTGATCGCCGCCGGCGTCAAGGCCATTGTGCAGCCGGGCGGTTCGATCCGTGACGAGCTGGTGGTCGAGGCGGCCAAGGCGGCCGGCGTGACCATGTACTTCACCGGGACGCGGCACTTCTTCCACTGACCGGGAGCAGAGCTGACGAAGGGCCGTGGGATCCGGTGATCCCACGGCCCTTCGGTCTGAACTGCCGTCCGGTTACTGGACCTTGACGACCACGCTCTTGACGATCTTGTCAGCGAAGGTCTGCCGCTTCTCGTCCCACAGCGGCCACAGGTAGCCGACGAAGCAGGCGATGGCGTCCAGGATGTGCAGAAGGCGGCGGCCTATGCCCAGGCCGGCGCCGAGCAGGCTGCCGTCGGCGAGCTGCACGGTGCGCAGCCCGACCACCATCTTGCCCGGCGTCTGGGCGCGGGTGCCCTCCAGCACGCCGAAGACGATCAGGACGATCAACTCGACCACGTAGCCGAGGCCTTGACTGGCCAGGCTGGCGATTCCCGCCAACACGGCGGTGATGACGAAGTCGATCAGCCCGGAGGCGAACCGCAGCGGCCAACCGGCCAGCACAGGGGCCGGCGGCTGCGGGGTGTAGGCGTAGTTCGGGTCGAGGTTCGGCTGGTACGGGTTGCTCATGGTGTTCCCCTGCACATGAACGGATGGATGGTGCGGAAGGCCGGCTGCCGGAGGCCCGGCTGCCGGAGGCGTTGGACCGCGACTAGGCGCGGATCACCAGGCTGCTGGTGACCTTGTCGGCGAAGCACTGGCTCTTGTCGTCCCAGAGCGGCCAGAAGTAGCCCAGGCCGCACAGGAAGTTGTCCAGGAAGTGCGCGAGCTTGCGGACGAACGCCATGCCGAAGCCCAGCGGGCGCCCGTCGTGCTCGCGGACCAGCCGGATGCCGACCGCCTTCTTGCCCAGGGTCTGGCCGGTGCTGCCCTCGTTGACCAGCTGCCAGATCCCCAGGGCGAAGCTGATCAGCGCGCAGATGGCCAGCACGGCGAGGCCGCCGCTGCTGGGCACGGTGCTGGAGGTGCCGGCTATGCAGTCGCTCGGCAGGGCGTCCGGGGGGCAGTAGCCCGGGGTGGTCACGGTCGTCGCCGTCGCCTGGGACACGATGAAGCCGATGCCGACCGGCAGCCCGATGAGCAGGGCGTCGATGAACCAGCCGCCCACCCGGGAGCCCCAGTTGGCCAGCACCGGCGGCGGCACCGGCGCGTAGCCGTACGCGGGCTGCGGCTGCGCGTAGCCGTAGGGCGGCATGGCCTGCTGCTGCGGGTAGCCGTAACCCGGAGGCTGGTCGTACGGGCTCTGCTGCGGCATGCCGTAAGGCTGCTGCGGCTGGCCGTAGGGGTTGTTGGGGCCGGGCGGGTAGGACACGGGAAAGCCTCCGGGCGGACGTGCACTTCGGTGGTACGGGGACGGGTGGGACAGCGGGTGAGACTAGCGGAGCGTCATGACAGGTGGACGCCCAGGCGATTGAGCTGCCAGGCCCAGGCGACGGCCAGGGCCGCGGCGATCACCGCCGAGCGCCGACGGTTCGTCAGCGCCCACCAGCGGGCGCCCGTGCCGAGCGGGGCCGTGAGCAGGCCGAGCACCGCGATCACGGTGACCGGATTGGCCGTCAGGGCGGCCGCCCAGTGTGCGTGGCCGGCCTCGATGAAGACCGTGGTGCTGCCGCAGACCGGGCACGGGATCCCCGTGAAGCGGCGCAGCGGGCAGAGCACCCCGGGGTCGTGCACGTCGTGCAGGACAGCGACCCCGGCGGCCGCCGCCGCGGCCAGCAGGCAGCGCAGCGCGGTGTGGGCGAGACGGGTGCGGAGCGGCCCGGGCGCGGACCGGGCGGTCTGGACCGGCGCGGTCACGGGCTGTGCTGATGGTGCGGATTGCTCACGGTCTCTTCCCCCTGACTGGTGCTCGCGCCTATGGTCGATCGCGTGATGTGCGGTGTCCAGCACATTGACGGGGTCCGCACGCAACTGTGGCGCAACCGCAATCGGATCAACACGTTCCGTTTCAATTCGGGCTTATGCTACGCGCGTGGATCCGGAGGAGCACCGCCGATCCGGGAGGATGGGGACATGACTGCCCAGACTCTCGACGGCCAGGCCAGCGCAGCAGGGAACAGCACATGAGCGCGGTACGAACGAGCAGGTCCACCCGCCGACGGCCCTCCACCACCACCGGGACGCTCCCGCCGGAGGGTTCCCGCGCGGCCCTGGACCGCGGCCACCCGCTGCCGATCCGGCAGTGGCCGATAACGCTGGTGACCGGCGTGGTCGGCGCCGGCCTGCTGATCACCTGGGCGGCGGACTTCCGCTACGGCCTGCTGGTGGTCGGCGCCGGGTTCCTGCTCGCCGCGCTGCTGCGGCTGACCCGGCCGGAGGTCGGCCTGCTCGCGGTGCGCAGCCGGTTCACCGACGTGGCGGTGCTGCTCTTCTTCGGCCTGGTGATCGTGCTGCTGGCCCTGATGGCACCCCAGAACCCGTGGCTGCGGCTGCCCGCGCTGGACGACCTCGGCCGGTGGATCGGCAGCAAGCACTGACACCGGCGGCGCGGCGGGACGACCCGTCGTCACGAACGGCGCGTTGTGACGCACCAGCCACGCCGCCAAGCACCGCCGTCGGCCGCCCTTGCGATAACCTGACGCCGGTTCTCTCGATGTCGAGAGAAAACATCCTCGGCTCCAGCGCGCCGACGTGCCTGGGGCATGCCAGCGATCCTGGAGAAGGAAACCATGACTCGCACCCCCGTCAACGTCACCGTCACCGGCGCGGCCGGCCAGATCGGCTACGCGCTGCTGTTCCGCATTGCCTCGGGCCACCTGCTCGGTGCTGACGTGCCGGTGAACCTGCGCCTGCTGGAGATCCCGCAGGGTCTCAAGGCCGCCGAGGGCGTCGCGATGGAGCTGGACGACTGCGCCTTCCCGCTGCTGCGCGACATCACCATCACCGACCAGGCCGCCACCGCCTTCGACGGCGCCAACGTCGCCCTGCTGGTCGGCGCCCGCCCGCGCACCGCCGGCATGGAGCGCGGCGACCTGCTCGCGGCCAACGGCGGCATCTTCGGCCCGCAGGGCAAGGCCATCAACGACAACGCCGCGGACGACATCAAGGTCCTGGTGGTCGGCAACCCGGCCAACACCAACGCCCTGATCGCCCAGCGCAACGCCCCCGACGTGCCGGCCGAGCGCTTCACCGCGATGACCCGCCTGGACCACAACCGCGCCGTCGCCCAGCTGGCCAAGAAGGCCGGCGTGACCGTCGACGAGGTCAAGAAGGTCACCATCTGGGGCAACCACTCCGCCACCCAGTACCCGGACGTGTTCCACGCCGAGATCGGCGGCAAGAACGGCTTCGAGGCCGTCGGCTCGGACCAGGCCTGGCTCGAGGACTTCTTCATCCCGAAGGTCGCCAAGCGCGGCGCCGAGATCATCGAGGTCCGCGGCGCCTCGTCGGCCGCCTCGGCCGCCAACGCCGCCATCGACCACGTCCACACCTGGGTCAACGGCACCGCCGAGGGCAACTGGACCTCGATGGGCATCGTCTCCGACGGCTCCTACGGCGTGCCGGAGGGCATCATCTCGTCCTTCCCGGTCACCACCAAGGACGGCAAGTTCGAGATCGTCCAGGGCCTGGAGATCTCCGACTTCTCCCGCGCGAAGATCGACGCCTCGGTCGCCGAGCTGGTCGGCGAGCGCGACGAGGTCGCCAAGCTCGGCCTGATCTGAGCCGACGCCTGAGCCCGAGGGCCCGGCGCTCCACCGCGGAGCGCCGGGCCCTCGGCGTTCCCACCGGGCCGTTTACACTGGCCGACCGTGAACGAAACCCTCCAGGACGCGGCTCTCGTCCTGGTCTTCATCCTGCTGGGCGGCCTCTTCAACATCGCCGAGATCTCGCTGATCTCGCTGCGCGAGGGGCAGATCCGCACCCTGGCCGAACGCGGCACCAAGCGTGCCTCGCGAGCCGCCCACCTGGCCGCCGACCCCAACCGCTTCCTGGCCGCGGTGCAGGTCGGGGTGACCTGCATGGGGTTCCTGTCGGCCGCGTTCGGCGCCGACACGCTGGCCGGCAAGCTCTCCCCGGTGTTCGTTCGGATGGGCCTGTCCAAGGGGGTCGCCGACCTGGTGGCGCTGGTCGGGCTGACCCTGGTGATCTCCTACATCTCGCTGGTGCTGGGCGAGTTGACGCCCAAGCGGATCGGCCTGCAGCGTGCCGAGTCGATCGCGCTGCTGGCCGCGCCGGTGGTCGACGTGATGTCGGTGGTGCTGCGGCCGGTGATCTGGCTGCTCGGCCGCTCCACCAACCTGATGGTCCGGCTGCTCGGCGGCGACCCCAAGGCCGGGCGCGGCAGCATGAGTTCCGAGGAACTGCGCGGCCTGGTCGCGGCCAACACCGAACTGGGCAGCGACGAACGGGCGTTGATCGCCGACGTGTTCGCGGCCGGGGAGCGCCAGCTGCGCGAGGTGATGGTGCCGCGCACCGAGGTGACCTTCCTCGACGCCGACCAGCCGCTCACCGAGGTCCGGGAGGAGACCAGCACCTCGCCGCACTCCCGCTACCCGGTGGTGGACGGCTCCTACGACTCGGTGGTCGGCTTCGTGCACGTCCGCGACCTGTACCGGGCACGCGGCGAACAGGCGCTGCGGGTGCGCGAGATCGCCCGCCCGGTGAAGCTGCTGCCGGCCACCAAGAAGGTGCTGGAGGCGATGAGCGAGATGCGCCGGGAGGGCCACCACCTGGCGATCGTGGTGGACGAGTACGGCGGCACCGCCGGGATCGTCACCCTGGAGGACCTGGTGGAGGAGGTGATCGGGGAGATCCGGGACGAGTACGACGCCCAGGAGACCACTGCCACCCGGCGCCTCGCCGGCGGCGGCATGGAGGTCAACGGCCTGCTCAACCTGCCCGACTTCGCCGAGGAGACCGGGGTCACCCTGCCGGAGGGCCCGTACGAGACGGTGGCCGGCTTCGTGGTCGCGGAGCTGGGCGCGCTGCCGGAGGTCGGCGACGTGGTGCGCACCTCGGACGGCCTGCTGCTCACCGTGGCCGGGCTGGACGGCCGGCGGATCGACCGGATCCGGGTCACCGCGCCACCCGCGCCGCAGCAGCCCGCCGAGGGACCGGCCGAGACCGGGTCCTGACTGTCACCGGAAGCTGGAACAATGGGGGCCATGGTCAACGACGCGCGCATCACCGAGGAGAAGGCT
Protein-coding regions in this window:
- a CDS encoding RDD family protein, with protein sequence MSNPYQPNLDPNYAYTPQPPAPVLAGWPLRFASGLIDFVITAVLAGIASLASQGLGYVVELIVLIVFGVLEGTRAQTPGKMVVGLRTVQLADGSLLGAGLGIGRRLLHILDAIACFVGYLWPLWDEKRQTFADKIVKSVVVKVQ
- a CDS encoding RDD family protein; protein product: MPQQSPYDQPPGYGYPQQQAMPPYGYAQPQPAYGYAPVPPPVLANWGSRVGGWFIDALLIGLPVGIGFIVSQATATTVTTPGYCPPDALPSDCIAGTSSTVPSSGGLAVLAICALISFALGIWQLVNEGSTGQTLGKKAVGIRLVREHDGRPLGFGMAFVRKLAHFLDNFLCGLGYFWPLWDDKSQCFADKVTSSLVIRA
- a CDS encoding DUF2752 domain-containing protein, which translates into the protein MTAPVQTARSAPGPLRTRLAHTALRCLLAAAAAAGVAVLHDVHDPGVLCPLRRFTGIPCPVCGSTTVFIEAGHAHWAAALTANPVTVIAVLGLLTAPLGTGARWWALTNRRRSAVIAAALAVAWAWQLNRLGVHLS
- a CDS encoding malate dehydrogenase, translated to MTRTPVNVTVTGAAGQIGYALLFRIASGHLLGADVPVNLRLLEIPQGLKAAEGVAMELDDCAFPLLRDITITDQAATAFDGANVALLVGARPRTAGMERGDLLAANGGIFGPQGKAINDNAADDIKVLVVGNPANTNALIAQRNAPDVPAERFTAMTRLDHNRAVAQLAKKAGVTVDEVKKVTIWGNHSATQYPDVFHAEIGGKNGFEAVGSDQAWLEDFFIPKVAKRGAEIIEVRGASSAASAANAAIDHVHTWVNGTAEGNWTSMGIVSDGSYGVPEGIISSFPVTTKDGKFEIVQGLEISDFSRAKIDASVAELVGERDEVAKLGLI
- a CDS encoding hemolysin family protein, coding for MNETLQDAALVLVFILLGGLFNIAEISLISLREGQIRTLAERGTKRASRAAHLAADPNRFLAAVQVGVTCMGFLSAAFGADTLAGKLSPVFVRMGLSKGVADLVALVGLTLVISYISLVLGELTPKRIGLQRAESIALLAAPVVDVMSVVLRPVIWLLGRSTNLMVRLLGGDPKAGRGSMSSEELRGLVAANTELGSDERALIADVFAAGERQLREVMVPRTEVTFLDADQPLTEVREETSTSPHSRYPVVDGSYDSVVGFVHVRDLYRARGEQALRVREIARPVKLLPATKKVLEAMSEMRREGHHLAIVVDEYGGTAGIVTLEDLVEEVIGEIRDEYDAQETTATRRLAGGGMEVNGLLNLPDFAEETGVTLPEGPYETVAGFVVAELGALPEVGDVVRTSDGLLLTVAGLDGRRIDRIRVTAPPAPQQPAEGPAETGS
- a CDS encoding DUF3017 domain-containing protein, whose protein sequence is MSAVRTSRSTRRRPSTTTGTLPPEGSRAALDRGHPLPIRQWPITLVTGVVGAGLLITWAADFRYGLLVVGAGFLLAALLRLTRPEVGLLAVRSRFTDVAVLLFFGLVIVLLALMAPQNPWLRLPALDDLGRWIGSKH
- the purH gene encoding bifunctional phosphoribosylaminoimidazolecarboxamide formyltransferase/IMP cyclohydrolase — protein: MSAAPNATPPVSENVRPIRRALISVYDKTGLEELAQGLHAAGVAIVSTGSTAGRIAAAGVPVTEVSELTGFPECLDGRVKTLHPRVHAGILADLRLESHRAQLAELGVEAFDLVVVNLYPFTATVASGATPDECVEQIDIGGPSMVRAAAKNHPSVAVVVDPARYSDVLKAVNEGGFDLLTRKRLAAAAFAHTAAYDVAVAQWFETSGYTQSTADTSGSAAEAFPAFLGATWERGNVLRYGENPHQQAALYLDGTGGLAGAEQLHGKEMSYNNYMDTDAARRAAYDHAEPAVAIIKHANPCGIATGQDVVEAHRKAHECDPVSAYGGVIAVNRPVTAALAEQIAPIFTEVLVAPDYEDGALEVLTKKKNLRILRAPQAPCERLEARRISGGLLLQQVDRVDAPGDDPSTWTLATGEALSEAELAELAFAWRACRSVKSNAILLAKDGASVGVGMGQVNRVDSCKLAVERAGERAAGSYAASDAFFPFPDGPEVLIAAGVKAIVQPGGSIRDELVVEAAKAAGVTMYFTGTRHFFH